In Devosia sp. XK-2, one DNA window encodes the following:
- a CDS encoding helix-turn-helix domain-containing protein has product MGIPIGKAALRTGLKVPTIRYYEEIGLLRIADRTGSNRRIFGEEDIRRLGFIRHARELGFDIEAVRQLLDLQDRPDRSCAAVDAIATERLVEVRQRIEALRSLQAELERMLESCTHGVVGECRVIEALSP; this is encoded by the coding sequence ATGGGCATTCCGATCGGCAAGGCGGCGCTGCGGACCGGCCTAAAAGTGCCCACCATTCGCTATTACGAAGAGATCGGACTTCTCCGCATCGCCGATCGAACCGGCAGCAATCGCCGGATTTTTGGCGAAGAGGACATCCGTCGCCTTGGCTTCATCCGCCACGCCCGCGAGCTGGGCTTCGACATCGAGGCAGTCCGCCAGCTTCTTGACCTTCAGGACCGGCCGGATCGCTCCTGTGCCGCCGTCGACGCCATCGCAACTGAACGGCTTGTCGAAGTGCGCCAGAGGATCGAAGCGCTAAGATCGCTGCAAGCCGAGTTGGAGCGCATGCTCGAAAGTTGCACTCACGGTGTCGTCGGTGAATGCCGCGTCATCGAGGCACTCAGCCCATAA
- a CDS encoding glycosyltransferase family 2 protein, with protein sequence MNIAPKKATGSAQPGGEPLLVSVFTKHQKIEYVVGSAIWFAALVYFWSWWLQPEHHVSAVGSILVTATLGWVTLLPAYFLLIFYRGRKPNGPLRLPAGSRIAMVVTKAPAEPFPVVAETLLAMLAQDIPHDTWLADEDPSSETLAWCRMHGVFVSTRKGRADYHRTTWPRRTRCKEGNLAFFYDHYGYGRYDFVAQLDADHVPEPGYLFEILRPFADPAIGYVSAPSICDRNAQESWSARGRLYAEASMHGSLQAGHNGGLAPLCIGSHYAVRTKALEQIGGLGPELAEDHSTTLMMNAHGWRGVHALDAIAHGDGPRTFADLVTQEFQWSRSLVTILLQYSPSLIGKLPLRLKFQFLFSQLWYPMFALFGALMFAMPIVALLRGENFVAVAYPVFFAHSAPLSIILIVLAYRWRAGGTFRPFDAKVLSWEAALFLLARWPWALAGCAAAVRDWLTGSFVDFRVTPKGTSEVGALPLRVLAPYGVLSLVSILPVLAVPDAGETSGFYLFAIVNASLYAILLLVIIAQHAHENAIRMWSRFYRPAMAAAVLALFVLPGVATAERGQRGLEGLAWGAGNFRLFEQRYSVAGAGMGSPGLVTTIFSPSWRVTNPPQHNELK encoded by the coding sequence ATGAACATCGCTCCCAAAAAAGCCACCGGATCGGCCCAGCCAGGCGGCGAACCGCTGCTGGTATCCGTTTTCACCAAGCACCAGAAGATCGAGTATGTGGTCGGCAGCGCGATATGGTTTGCGGCCCTTGTCTATTTCTGGTCGTGGTGGCTACAGCCCGAACATCACGTCAGCGCGGTCGGCTCAATCCTGGTCACCGCGACGCTGGGCTGGGTAACACTTCTACCGGCGTATTTTTTGCTGATTTTTTACCGCGGCCGGAAACCGAACGGCCCGTTGCGGCTCCCGGCAGGCAGTCGTATCGCCATGGTGGTGACCAAGGCTCCGGCCGAGCCGTTCCCCGTTGTGGCAGAGACGCTGCTGGCGATGCTTGCCCAGGATATTCCCCACGACACATGGCTGGCAGACGAAGATCCTTCCTCCGAGACGCTCGCCTGGTGCCGCATGCATGGCGTGTTCGTCAGCACTCGTAAGGGCCGCGCCGACTACCATCGCACGACCTGGCCCCGGCGCACGCGCTGCAAAGAGGGCAATCTCGCCTTCTTTTACGACCACTACGGCTATGGGCGCTACGACTTCGTTGCGCAGCTCGACGCCGACCATGTCCCCGAGCCCGGCTATCTCTTTGAGATATTGCGGCCGTTTGCCGATCCCGCCATAGGCTATGTCTCTGCGCCCAGCATATGCGACCGCAATGCCCAGGAAAGCTGGTCCGCACGCGGCAGGCTCTACGCCGAAGCGAGCATGCATGGCTCGCTTCAGGCCGGCCATAATGGCGGGCTCGCACCATTGTGCATCGGCTCACATTATGCCGTGCGTACCAAGGCGCTGGAACAGATCGGCGGCCTCGGTCCCGAGCTTGCTGAAGACCATTCCACGACCTTGATGATGAACGCCCATGGTTGGCGCGGCGTGCACGCCCTGGACGCGATTGCCCATGGCGACGGACCGCGCACCTTTGCCGACCTTGTGACCCAGGAATTCCAATGGTCGCGCAGCCTGGTCACGATTCTCCTGCAGTATTCACCTTCGTTGATCGGCAAGCTGCCGTTGCGTCTGAAGTTTCAGTTCCTGTTTTCGCAGCTCTGGTATCCAATGTTCGCGCTTTTTGGTGCGCTGATGTTCGCGATGCCGATCGTCGCTCTCCTGCGCGGCGAGAACTTTGTCGCCGTTGCCTATCCCGTTTTCTTCGCCCATTCCGCACCCTTGTCTATCATCCTGATAGTTTTGGCCTACCGCTGGCGCGCCGGCGGCACCTTCCGTCCGTTCGACGCCAAGGTGCTGAGCTGGGAGGCAGCTCTCTTCCTTTTGGCCCGCTGGCCATGGGCACTTGCGGGATGCGCGGCCGCCGTTCGTGATTGGCTCACAGGCTCTTTTGTGGATTTCCGCGTCACGCCCAAGGGAACCTCCGAAGTGGGTGCCCTGCCCCTGCGCGTGCTGGCTCCTTACGGCGTGCTCTCGCTGGTCTCGATATTGCCCGTTCTGGCTGTACCCGATGCAGGTGAAACAAGTGGCTTCTATCTTTTTGCCATCGTGAATGCGTCGCTCTACGCGATCCTCCTGCTGGTCATAATCGCCCAGCACGCCCACGAGAATGCGATCCGGATGTGGAGCCGGTTCTATCGACCCGCAATGGCGGCCGCCGTCCTGGCGCTCTTTGTACTGCCGGGCGTTGCCACGGCCGAACGCGGGCAACGAGGGCTTGAGGGGCTCGCCTGGGGTGCGGGCAATTTCCGTCTGTTCGAACAACGCTATTCGGTCGCCGGCGCCGGTATGGGCAGCCCCGGGCTGGTCACAACCATCTTCAGCCCAAGCTGGCGGGTAACCAATCCGCCGCAGCACAACGAACTGAAATAA
- a CDS encoding cation transporter produces MSAHCCGHQGEPERPGVSRGYRPALWLVLAINAAMFLVEIGAGFLSGSASLQADSLDFLGDAANYGISLFVVGLSLQARAYAALAKAASMLIFGVWVLGVAAWHLWTGTVPEAYTMGVVGAAALAANAASFWVLWRFRQGDSNMRSAWICTRNDVLGNIAVLLAALGVFGTGTGWPDIIVAGIMAVLAIQGAAAVLPQAKRELRQGRSVAT; encoded by the coding sequence ATGAGCGCGCATTGCTGCGGACACCAGGGCGAACCGGAAAGGCCAGGCGTCAGCAGGGGATACCGCCCTGCCCTATGGCTGGTTCTAGCGATCAATGCTGCGATGTTCCTGGTCGAGATCGGTGCTGGTTTTCTGTCCGGGTCGGCCTCGCTGCAGGCGGACTCGCTCGATTTTCTCGGCGATGCCGCCAATTACGGCATCAGCCTTTTCGTGGTCGGGTTGAGTTTGCAGGCCCGTGCCTATGCGGCCCTGGCCAAGGCGGCGAGCATGCTAATCTTCGGGGTCTGGGTGCTTGGCGTGGCCGCCTGGCATCTGTGGACCGGCACGGTGCCCGAGGCTTATACGATGGGCGTTGTCGGCGCTGCGGCATTGGCGGCCAACGCCGCGTCATTCTGGGTCCTGTGGCGGTTTCGGCAGGGTGACAGCAATATGCGTTCGGCCTGGATTTGCACGCGCAACGACGTTTTGGGCAATATCGCCGTTCTGCTTGCCGCTCTCGGCGTGTTCGGGACGGGAACGGGCTGGCCCGACATTATCGTGGCTGGCATCATGGCAGTATTGGCCATTCAGGGTGCCGCCGCGGTGCTGCCCCAGGCGAAGCGCGAATTGCGGCAGGGGCGTTCTGTGGCCACCTGA
- the galE gene encoding UDP-glucose 4-epimerase GalE — MSPERILITGGAGFIGSHTAKLLSASGIEPVVFDNLSTGNRSSVRWGPFVQGDILDTPLLARTIARYRPTAVIHFAASAYVGESVEDPAKYYRNNLVGTLSLLDACLQSRLSNIIFSSSCATYGVPAHLPISEDTPQSPINPYGRTKLIAEHMLRDYAAAYGLRYVALRYFNACGADPDGEIGEWHSPETHLVPRALMATAGIIPFLEVFGDDYETADGTCVRDYIHVADLAQAHVLAYKYLSAGGRDLVVNVGTGRGTSIREILTAIHSMTGIEVPVRMHPRRAGDPPTLYADPSLARATIGFAAEHSDLATILRTAAPFFGLEVQSP, encoded by the coding sequence ATGTCACCCGAACGGATTCTCATCACCGGCGGAGCCGGCTTCATTGGAAGCCATACCGCAAAGCTGCTGAGCGCCAGCGGCATCGAGCCCGTTGTCTTCGACAACCTCTCGACCGGCAACCGCTCATCGGTGCGCTGGGGTCCGTTCGTCCAGGGCGACATCCTGGACACCCCCCTGCTCGCCCGCACAATCGCGCGCTACAGGCCCACAGCCGTCATTCATTTCGCCGCCTCCGCCTATGTCGGCGAATCCGTGGAAGATCCGGCCAAATACTACCGGAACAACCTGGTAGGAACGCTCTCGCTGCTCGACGCCTGCCTCCAGAGCCGGCTCAGCAACATTATCTTCTCTTCAAGCTGTGCGACCTACGGGGTGCCGGCGCATCTTCCAATCAGCGAAGACACACCGCAGAGCCCGATCAATCCCTATGGGCGCACGAAGCTGATCGCCGAGCATATGCTGCGCGACTACGCGGCTGCCTATGGTCTGCGATATGTAGCTCTGCGCTATTTCAACGCGTGCGGTGCCGATCCCGACGGCGAAATCGGGGAATGGCATTCCCCCGAAACGCACCTGGTCCCGCGCGCGCTGATGGCCACGGCCGGTATTATTCCGTTCCTTGAGGTCTTTGGCGACGACTACGAAACCGCAGACGGGACATGCGTTCGCGACTATATCCATGTCGCGGACCTGGCACAGGCCCATGTCCTTGCCTACAAATATCTGTCGGCGGGAGGGCGCGACCTTGTGGTCAATGTCGGCACCGGCCGCGGCACCTCCATTCGCGAAATTCTTACCGCAATCCATTCCATGACCGGCATCGAGGTTCCGGTCCGCATGCATCCGAGGCGTGCAGGTGATCCGCCCACGCTCTACGCCGACCCGAGTCTGGCACGGGCGACAATTGGCTTTGCCGCCGAACATTCCGACCTCGCGACGATCTTGCGCACCGCCGCTCCGTTTTTTGGGTTGGAGGTGCAGTCACCATGA
- a CDS encoding multicopper oxidase family protein, protein MSTQLSRRAFLGASLALAGSIALPRFALAQQPPARTLIAERRVIDVLGRPANVFGIRAGNGGQGLFLPAGERFLVDLENRIGAQTIIHWHGQVPDPAQDGVSDTGYVSPLADGEIRGFDFPARTGTHWMHSHHGLQEQSMLAAPLVVYTAEDEAADMQDETVLLHDFSFRRPDDILAELTGGQVGGHDMANMSGGEMSMGGGMMMGSMDHGMMSMDLNDVVYDAFLANDRTLDDPQIIRTETNGRVRLRLINGATSSAFWINLGDAEATVLAVDGNDAEPISGNRFPMTPAQRLDLLIDMKGRSVVPVLAQVEGLADRTGIIIAVNGAEIPKISRIAEQTEVPIDLSLEEKLVARHPLTAMPADRTIQTMIMGAMAPYAWNLDNAPWPNRRPLSVVEGERVTLEIMNHSMMAHPMHLHGHHFQVTSLNGRSLNGAMRDTVLVPPMATVGVSFDADNPGRWLFHCHNLYHMATGMMTELVYG, encoded by the coding sequence ATGAGCACGCAGCTCTCTCGTCGCGCCTTTCTCGGCGCCTCTCTCGCCTTGGCCGGCAGCATCGCCCTGCCGCGCTTTGCCCTGGCACAACAGCCACCAGCCCGCACTTTGATTGCCGAGCGTCGTGTCATCGACGTGCTGGGCAGGCCAGCCAATGTTTTCGGCATCCGCGCCGGCAACGGGGGGCAGGGCCTGTTCCTGCCGGCCGGCGAACGCTTTCTGGTCGATCTGGAAAACCGGATCGGCGCCCAAACCATTATCCACTGGCATGGGCAGGTCCCTGATCCGGCCCAGGATGGTGTCTCCGACACCGGCTATGTCTCGCCGTTAGCCGACGGCGAAATCCGGGGCTTCGACTTTCCCGCGCGAACCGGGACGCATTGGATGCACTCGCATCACGGGCTTCAGGAACAATCGATGCTCGCCGCCCCGCTGGTCGTCTATACCGCGGAGGACGAGGCGGCCGATATGCAGGATGAAACGGTCCTCCTGCACGATTTCTCGTTCCGCCGCCCCGATGACATCCTTGCAGAACTGACCGGCGGGCAGGTCGGTGGCCACGACATGGCCAACATGTCCGGCGGCGAAATGTCCATGGGCGGTGGCATGATGATGGGCAGCATGGATCACGGGATGATGTCCATGGACCTCAACGACGTCGTCTATGATGCCTTCCTGGCCAATGATCGCACGCTGGACGATCCGCAGATCATCCGGACCGAGACTAATGGCAGGGTTCGGCTGCGGCTGATCAATGGGGCGACCTCGAGCGCCTTCTGGATCAATCTGGGCGATGCCGAAGCCACCGTCCTAGCCGTTGACGGCAATGACGCGGAACCGATCAGCGGCAATCGTTTTCCGATGACGCCCGCCCAGCGGCTCGACCTCCTGATCGACATGAAGGGCCGGTCCGTGGTACCCGTCCTGGCCCAGGTCGAGGGCCTGGCCGACCGCACCGGCATTATCATCGCGGTCAATGGCGCCGAGATCCCCAAAATCTCACGGATCGCGGAGCAGACCGAGGTTCCGATCGATCTGTCCCTGGAAGAAAAGCTGGTCGCTCGTCATCCCCTGACGGCCATGCCAGCCGACCGCACGATCCAGACCATGATCATGGGGGCAATGGCGCCCTACGCCTGGAACCTCGACAATGCGCCCTGGCCGAACCGCCGGCCGCTGAGCGTGGTCGAGGGCGAACGCGTAACGCTCGAGATCATGAACCATTCGATGATGGCCCATCCCATGCATCTGCATGGCCACCATTTCCAGGTGACTTCACTCAATGGCCGGTCCTTGAACGGTGCCATGCGCGACACCGTCCTGGTGCCCCCCATGGCGACGGTCGGCGTCAGCTTCGATGCCGACAATCCGGGGCGCTGGTTGTTCCACTGCCACAATCTCTATCACATGGCCACGGGCATGATGACCGAGCTTGTCTACGGCTGA
- a CDS encoding AraC family transcriptional regulator → MPDTHGPPILKPLEFSTRGVPKEQQFSAWQSYMASVAEYRLPDDRACADGFAAEHIAWNLGGALIVQHRVAAHSYWRSAARLRASPIDHWRIGILRSGRSWTEVDGHVAESQPGKVEVRTLGHPFRGRITDAEAVFVYLPRDLFGDSATVLDDANNTVLSGNLAHLLIDYVSSVETSLRSLVAEDISGIVSTLRDMVVASLSSVELRHAEYHGVGLMERARRYIRQNLDSPDLTPESLCQELATSRTRLYQLFEPSGGVLHHIRRRRLLAAHAALCDPANKKRILDIAETAGFDSPAHFSRAFKLEFGYSPREAREQAAAEHAAYRGMNVSDTMTDFGDWLAALGR, encoded by the coding sequence GTGCCCGACACGCACGGGCCTCCAATTCTGAAGCCACTTGAGTTTTCCACGCGGGGCGTGCCGAAAGAGCAGCAGTTCAGCGCGTGGCAATCCTATATGGCGTCGGTCGCCGAGTACCGGTTGCCTGACGATCGGGCGTGCGCGGACGGTTTTGCTGCCGAACACATTGCATGGAATTTGGGCGGTGCACTTATTGTTCAGCACCGCGTCGCAGCGCATAGCTACTGGCGGTCGGCAGCACGGCTGCGCGCCAGTCCGATCGACCATTGGCGCATCGGCATCTTGCGGAGCGGACGGAGCTGGACGGAGGTGGATGGCCACGTTGCTGAGAGCCAGCCCGGCAAGGTGGAGGTCCGTACGCTTGGACACCCGTTCCGGGGTCGCATTACCGATGCGGAAGCTGTTTTCGTTTATCTTCCTCGCGATCTGTTTGGCGACTCGGCAACAGTTCTTGATGATGCCAACAATACGGTGCTGTCAGGCAATCTAGCCCATTTGCTGATCGACTATGTGAGCAGCGTGGAAACCTCCTTGCGCAGCCTTGTGGCGGAAGATATCTCCGGAATTGTCAGCACCCTTCGCGATATGGTGGTCGCAAGCCTTTCCTCGGTCGAGCTTAGGCATGCGGAGTATCACGGCGTGGGTCTGATGGAGCGGGCGCGCCGCTACATAAGACAGAACCTGGACTCGCCCGACTTGACGCCTGAGAGCCTGTGCCAGGAGCTCGCCACGTCCCGCACGCGGCTTTACCAGCTGTTCGAGCCCAGTGGCGGCGTCCTGCACCACATAAGAAGGAGACGGCTGCTGGCGGCCCACGCGGCGCTCTGCGATCCGGCCAACAAGAAGCGCATCTTGGACATTGCGGAGACCGCAGGCTTCGATTCTCCGGCCCATTTCAGCCGCGCATTCAAGCTGGAGTTCGGCTACAGCCCCCGCGAAGCACGTGAGCAGGCCGCAGCCGAACATGCCGCGTATCGCGGCATGAACGTATCGGACACCATGACTGACTTTGGGGACTGGCTCGCCGCTCTCGGGCGTTGA
- a CDS encoding UDP-glucuronic acid decarboxylase family protein, with amino-acid sequence MQKKEVSKKILVTGGAGFLGSHLCEALLRSGHRVTCLDNFSTGLRRNIQHLENAKGFDFIEHDIITPIDLDVDQIFNLACPASPPHYQADPVHTTLTSVLGSLNLLELARRRGARIFQASTSEVYGDPYVHPQVESYWGNVNSFGPRACYDEGKRCAETLFFDYHQSHGVAIKIARIFNTYGPRMGPDDGRVVSNFIVQALKGDDITVYGDGSQTRSFCFVDDLIDGFLRLMASPETFTGPVNLGNPCEFTIGALARHVIELTGSTSRMVYRPLPVDDPRQRRPNISFAMRELDWQPRTTLLAGLKKTIRHFERLLANPELEFAEVA; translated from the coding sequence ATGCAAAAAAAAGAAGTATCAAAAAAAATACTTGTTACTGGAGGGGCGGGTTTTCTTGGGTCACATTTGTGTGAGGCGCTTCTGCGCTCTGGCCATCGTGTGACCTGCCTAGACAATTTCTCCACTGGTCTGCGCCGGAACATCCAGCATTTGGAAAACGCCAAAGGCTTCGATTTCATTGAGCACGATATCATCACGCCCATCGACCTGGACGTCGATCAGATATTCAACCTCGCCTGCCCTGCATCGCCGCCACACTACCAGGCGGACCCGGTGCACACGACGCTAACCAGTGTCCTGGGTTCGCTGAACCTTCTCGAACTCGCGCGGCGCCGTGGTGCGCGCATTTTCCAGGCCTCCACCTCCGAGGTCTATGGCGATCCTTACGTGCATCCCCAGGTCGAAAGTTACTGGGGCAACGTTAACTCGTTCGGTCCGCGGGCCTGTTATGACGAGGGCAAACGGTGCGCCGAGACACTGTTCTTCGATTACCACCAGAGCCATGGCGTAGCGATAAAGATCGCGCGCATCTTCAATACCTATGGACCACGCATGGGGCCCGATGACGGCCGCGTTGTTTCCAACTTCATCGTTCAGGCGCTGAAGGGGGACGATATCACCGTCTATGGCGACGGAAGCCAGACCCGGTCCTTCTGCTTCGTGGACGACCTGATTGACGGCTTCCTGCGCCTCATGGCGTCGCCGGAGACTTTTACCGGGCCCGTCAACCTTGGCAATCCATGCGAATTCACCATTGGCGCATTGGCCAGACACGTGATTGAGCTGACCGGTTCAACTTCGAGGATGGTCTATCGTCCGCTGCCGGTCGATGATCCCCGGCAGCGCCGCCCGAACATATCGTTCGCCATGCGAGAGCTCGATTGGCAGCCGCGCACGACGCTACTGGCCGGCCTCAAAAAAACCATCCGCCATTTCGAACGCCTGCTGGCAAACCCAGAGCTCGAATTCGCTGAGGTGGCATGA
- a CDS encoding heavy metal translocating P-type ATPase: MSADHTHHQAHTQDHSSHQHHSKRSPNMAKDPVCGMDVDPSTAKFQTSHAGLTYYFCSQNCHDKFVANPEQYGAPPETPARPAPAGTIWTCPMHPQIRRSEPGSCPICGMALEPEMPSTDDAPSPELRDMTRRFWIGTALAVPVFVLEMAAHLVDLHSVLSAQALNWIQLVLATPVVLWAGWPFFERGAASVVNRSLNMFTLIAMGIGVAWLYSMLATLVPGIFPPSMRGMGGAVPVYFEAAAVITALALLGQVLELRAREQTSGAMKALLGLAPKTARRIRPDGSDEEVDIEAVVVGDHLRVRPGEKVPVDGTVLEGRSAVDESMVTGESMPVTKTEGARLIGGTINRSGGLVMQATEIGRDTMLSRIVQLVAAAQRSRAPIQRLADQVSGWFVPLVIIIALAAFVVWMIWGPEPRLAHALVAAVSVLIIACPCALGLATPMSIMVGVGKGAQLGLLIKNAEALERLEKIDTIVVDKTGTLTEGQPSLTQILPADGMDEAQLLALAASLERASEHPLGMAIVAAAEERKLRLSAPSDVDSPVGKGLTGTVDGRRVLIGSAKYLEAEGVALDLWRSRADDVRAQGATVVLVAVDGKVAGALGIADPIRATTAEALADLRSQGIGVVMMTGDNAVTAKAVGAKLGIDEVEADVLPERKSAVVEHLRAQGKVVAMAGDGVNDAPALAAADVGIAMGTGTDVAMESAGVTLLNGDLIGIARARRLSRVTMQNIRQNLFLAFVYNAAGVPIAAGVLYPFFGLTLSPAIAAAAMALSSVSVIGNSLRLRSARIN; this comes from the coding sequence ATGTCGGCCGATCACACCCACCACCAAGCGCACACGCAGGATCATTCGTCGCATCAGCATCACTCCAAGCGGTCGCCAAATATGGCCAAAGATCCGGTTTGCGGCATGGACGTGGACCCGTCGACGGCCAAATTTCAGACTAGCCATGCAGGGCTAACCTACTATTTCTGCTCGCAGAACTGCCACGACAAGTTTGTGGCAAATCCGGAGCAATATGGCGCGCCGCCTGAGACCCCGGCCAGGCCGGCACCCGCCGGAACGATCTGGACGTGTCCCATGCATCCGCAAATCCGGCGGTCCGAGCCTGGCTCCTGCCCCATTTGCGGCATGGCACTGGAACCGGAAATGCCCAGCACCGACGATGCGCCTAGTCCAGAATTGCGCGATATGACCCGGCGCTTCTGGATCGGCACCGCCCTTGCCGTGCCGGTCTTTGTCCTGGAGATGGCCGCGCATCTGGTCGACCTGCATAGTGTGCTGTCTGCCCAGGCGCTGAACTGGATCCAGTTGGTCCTGGCTACGCCGGTCGTCCTCTGGGCCGGATGGCCATTCTTTGAACGCGGTGCTGCGTCTGTGGTCAACCGCAGCCTGAACATGTTCACGCTGATTGCCATGGGCATTGGCGTTGCTTGGCTCTATTCGATGCTGGCGACGCTTGTACCAGGCATTTTCCCACCCTCCATGCGCGGCATGGGCGGCGCGGTGCCGGTCTATTTCGAAGCGGCAGCGGTCATTACCGCACTGGCGCTTCTGGGACAGGTTCTTGAACTTCGGGCCCGCGAACAGACATCGGGGGCAATGAAGGCCCTGCTCGGTCTCGCGCCCAAGACGGCCAGGCGCATCCGGCCCGATGGCTCCGACGAGGAAGTGGACATCGAGGCAGTAGTGGTCGGCGACCATTTGCGCGTCCGGCCAGGCGAAAAGGTGCCAGTGGATGGCACGGTGCTGGAAGGGCGCAGCGCGGTCGATGAATCCATGGTCACCGGAGAATCCATGCCGGTCACCAAGACCGAAGGTGCGCGGCTGATCGGCGGCACGATCAATCGCTCGGGGGGCCTCGTCATGCAGGCCACCGAAATCGGGCGTGACACCATGTTGTCGCGCATTGTGCAATTGGTGGCGGCTGCGCAACGCTCGCGGGCGCCGATCCAACGGCTGGCCGACCAGGTTTCGGGCTGGTTCGTGCCGCTGGTGATCATTATTGCCCTGGCAGCCTTTGTGGTCTGGATGATCTGGGGTCCCGAACCGCGCCTGGCGCATGCCCTGGTGGCGGCGGTTTCAGTTCTCATCATCGCTTGCCCCTGTGCCCTGGGCCTGGCCACGCCGATGTCCATCATGGTGGGCGTGGGCAAAGGCGCCCAACTGGGTCTCCTGATCAAGAATGCTGAAGCTCTCGAGCGGCTGGAAAAGATCGACACCATCGTAGTCGACAAGACGGGCACGCTGACGGAGGGGCAACCAAGCCTTACCCAGATATTGCCCGCCGACGGCATGGACGAGGCTCAGCTTCTGGCGCTGGCAGCCAGCCTGGAACGGGCCAGCGAGCATCCTCTGGGCATGGCCATCGTTGCCGCGGCGGAGGAGCGCAAGCTCCGGCTTTCCGCGCCGAGTGACGTGGATTCGCCGGTCGGCAAGGGTTTGACCGGCACGGTCGATGGTCGGCGGGTTCTGATCGGCAGCGCCAAATATCTTGAGGCCGAGGGCGTGGCACTGGACCTCTGGAGATCCCGCGCCGACGATGTGCGTGCCCAGGGCGCGACGGTGGTTCTGGTCGCTGTCGACGGCAAAGTCGCGGGCGCCCTGGGGATAGCCGACCCGATCCGGGCCACCACGGCTGAGGCCTTGGCAGATCTGCGGAGCCAGGGGATCGGCGTGGTGATGATGACGGGCGATAATGCCGTGACCGCCAAAGCCGTCGGTGCAAAATTGGGGATCGACGAGGTCGAGGCCGACGTGCTGCCCGAGCGCAAAAGCGCGGTGGTCGAGCATCTGCGTGCGCAGGGCAAGGTGGTGGCGATGGCGGGCGACGGCGTCAATGACGCGCCGGCCCTGGCCGCGGCCGATGTCGGCATTGCCATGGGCACCGGAACGGACGTGGCTATGGAAAGCGCCGGTGTGACCCTGCTCAATGGCGATCTGATCGGCATTGCCCGGGCGCGACGCCTATCGCGGGTCACCATGCAGAATATCCGCCAGAACCTGTTCCTGGCTTTTGTCTACAATGCGGCCGGAGTCCCGATCGCGGCAGGCGTGCTCTACCCGTTCTTCGGACTGACCCTCTCGCCAGCCATTGCGGCGGCGGCCATGGCCCTGTCGTCTGTGAGCGTGATCGGCAATTCGCTGCGGTTGCGATCCGCGCGGATCAATTAG